From the genome of Candidatus Bathyarchaeota archaeon:
GGCACCTCAACCTTAAAGGTTCCTCCTGTTGAACATGAAAGATGACGCTTACAGGCTCATTATAATTTGAGATGCACGAAGGGTTTCCACATTTGATTATCCCTTTGATAGACCTCGGCAAACTTACTTTTTTCTTTTCTACTACATCGTATTCTCTAACTATGTTTATTGTTGCTTTCGGAGCTATTAGGGCTATCTTATCTACATATTCAGGTTTGAGTTCCCCACCCTCAATCTTCACTATATCCTTCTTCCCAAGCTGTTTACTAGGGACATTCATGACGACACCTACGGTATTGCCTTCTTTACCTGTTATGTTAAGTATCTTTAAAACGTCAAGTGCATAGCCAGCTGATATGTGGTCTATAACTGTGCCGTTTCTGATCTTCTTTACATAAAGTTCAGCCTTACTAGACTTCATTTCTAACCACATCAATTATTGTATGATGGCATATTTGGCATATAATATTCTCAGTCCAGAGATAAATTTATGATATCTCATTCACATATTTGGGCAATTTCATTTTAGCTCAAAGGATGATTCTCAAA
Proteins encoded in this window:
- a CDS encoding aspartate carbamoyltransferase regulatory subunit, which encodes MKSSKAELYVKKIRNGTVIDHISAGYALDVLKILNITGKEGNTVGVVMNVPSKQLGKKDIVKIEGGELKPEYVDKIALIAPKATINIVREYDVVEKKKVSLPRSIKGIIKCGNPSCISNYNEPVSVIFHVQQEEPLRLRCHYCNRTMEKKDILSQF